A genome region from Hymenobacter tibetensis includes the following:
- a CDS encoding secondary thiamine-phosphate synthase enzyme YjbQ, whose amino-acid sequence MVYFQKRLRLPAVRRGFHLVTDLLVAELPELEQIRIGTAHFFIQHTSASLSVNENADPTVRMDFESYFNQAVPENAPYFRHTLEGPDDMPAHLKAAMLGHAVSLPISNGELALGTWQGIYLGEHRNQGGRRWVMATLMGTQ is encoded by the coding sequence ATGGTGTATTTTCAGAAACGTTTGCGCTTGCCGGCCGTGCGCCGCGGCTTTCATCTTGTCACGGACTTGTTGGTGGCAGAGTTACCGGAATTAGAACAGATTCGGATCGGAACGGCGCACTTCTTTATTCAGCACACCTCTGCCAGTCTGAGCGTTAATGAAAACGCCGACCCCACGGTGCGCATGGATTTCGAGTCGTATTTCAACCAAGCCGTACCCGAAAACGCACCGTATTTCCGCCACACGCTGGAAGGCCCCGACGATATGCCCGCCCACCTCAAAGCGGCTATGCTGGGCCACGCCGTTAGCCTGCCGATAAGCAACGGAGAACTGGCGCTGGGGACCTGGCAGGGCATCTACCTAGGGGAGCATCGCAACCAAGGTGGGCGGCGTTGGGTAATGGCGACACTTATGGGCACGCAGTAA